A part of Salvelinus sp. IW2-2015 linkage group LG16, ASM291031v2, whole genome shotgun sequence genomic DNA contains:
- the fpgt gene encoding fucose-1-phosphate guanylyltransferase: MNEQGSKKLQIATMEKLERFDTLRGKXVQPGEFWDLVVLTAVDDNQREAYELQISEKLERKEIPLGISYHVFSDPPGAKIGNGGATLYSLQXLEDIYGKALGGYRVLLIHAGGFSQRLPNASALGKIFTPIPLGDPLYQMLELKLAVFVDFPKHMKPGVLVTSADCIELYSIAEDENIRFDRSGFTALAHPSPISIGTTHGVFVLDQKEKSVLADMEYRTCLHFLHKPSVKKMHENGAVCKNQDSCMSLLSDAEFVYTDSTYYVDYNTAMSLLSLFREVGPLGCEIDAYGDFLQALGPQATVAYTNNTVNVTKQESNLVEMRQKIFHCLKGTPLNLVALNHSKFYHIGTTTEYLFYLTEDPCLRGELGLYKVLGYSQNFSCKVCCAMHSDVKPGCSLTPGSVVDYCRLEAGAHVGGRTILSGCWVGAGLKVPDGTFMHSLCVNREGQTCFVTVAFGIEDDLKKSVGAPANMESLNLFGDSLVECLAKWGLSPESLRFSGDTSSCSLWNACLFPVCPXMRDSFSLTLEMLQPGGSTVTLPPGTKLMSLQEALQCKNLEEMLKYRKKLMEDVKMKKWS, translated from the exons ATGAACGAACAAGGAAGTAAAAAGTTGCAAATTGCAACAATGGAGAAACTTGAGAGATTCGATACATTACGTG GTAAGCWGGTGCAACCTGGAGAGTTTTGGGATCTAGTTGTTTTAACCGCTGTAGATGACAACCAGAGAGAAGCATACGAGCTTCAGATCTCAGAGAAACTTGAGAGGAAAGAGATCCCACTTGGCATTTCATATCACGTGTTCTCAGATCCACCTGGAGCCAAAATAG GAAACGGAGGCGCAACACTGTACTCTCTGCAACYGCTGGAAGACATCTATGGGAAGGCGCTGGGTGGATACAGGGTCCTTCTGATTCATGCAG GTGGATTCAGTCAGCGTTTGCCCAATGCTAGTGCCCTGGGGAAAATCTTCACCCCCATACCCCTGGGTGACCCTCTTTACCAGATGCTAGAGCTCAAACTGGCCGTGTTTGTGGATTTCCCCAAGCACATGAAACCGGGTGTGCTGGTGACCAGTGCGGATTGCATAGAGCTCTACAGCATAGCGGAGGATGAGAACATCAGGTTTGACAGGTCTGGGTTCACCGCTCTAGCCCATCCCTCCCCCATCTCCATTGGAACAACCCATGGAGTATTTGTGCTGGACCAGAAGGAGAAGTCTGTATTGGCTGACATGGAATACAGGACCTGCCTCCATTTTCTGCACAAACCTAGCGTCAAGAAGATGCATGAAAATGGTGCTGTGTGTAAGAACCAGGATAGCTGTATGTCACTTCTGAGTGATGCAGAGTTTGTGTACACAGACAGTACATATTATGTAGATTACAACACTGCAATGTCATTGCTTAGTCTATTCCGAGAAGTGGGTCCTTTGGGCTGTGAGATAGATGCCTATGGGGACTTCCTTCAGGCCCTGGGTCCCCAAGCCACGGTGGCTTACACCAACAACACTGTCAACGTCACCAAGCAGGAGAGCAACCTGGTGGAGATGCGTCAGAAGATCTTCCACTGCCTTAAGGGAACCCCGCTCAACCTGGTGGCTCTCAACCACTCCAAGTTTTACCACATCGGCACCACCACAGAGTACCTCTTCTACCTCACAGAGGACCCGTGCCTGAGGGGTGAGCTGGGACTATACAAGGTGCTAGGCTACAGCCAAAACTTTAGCTGTAAGGTCTGCTGTGCGATGCACAGTGACGTGAAGCCCGGCTGCTCTTTAACACCAGGCTCGGTGGTAGAYTACTGTAGGCTGGAGGCCGGCGCTCATGTTGGCGGGCGGACCATTCTCAGCGGCTGCTGGGTAGGTGCGGGCCTGAAGGTGCCTGATGGAACCTTCATGCACTCCCTCTGCGTGAACCGGGAGGGCCAAACCTGTTTTGTTACCGTCGCCTTCGGCATCGAGGACGACCTCAAGAAGAGCGTGGGGGCCCCTGCGAATATGGAGAGCTTGAACCTGTTCGGGGACAGTTTGGTCGAGTGCCTGGCCAAGTGGGGCCTGAGTCCCGAGAGCCTGAGGTTTTCTGGTGACACATCGAGTTGTAGTCTTTGGAACGCCTGTCTCTTCCCTGTGTGCCCGYACATGCGCGACTCGTTCTCCCTGACTCTGGAGATGCTGCAGCCCGGCGGGTCCACTGTCACGTTGCCCCCAGGCACCAAGCTGATGTCTCTACAGGAGGCCCTGCAATGTAAAAACTTGGAGGAGATGCTCAAGTACAGGAAGAAACTAATGGAGGATGTAAAGATGAAGAAATGGAGCTGA